The Xylanibacillus composti sequence ATGACTCTTGATATCATCAATGATGATCTGGTACTTTGGCTTCACACGGTCCACTTCTTTCATTCATACTTCAAAAAGTTGTACGTACATATACTAGCATGAATTTCATATTTTGAAAATGCAGTGTCAAGTAATGTCGAAAAACGACAACTCAGCGAGTATGGATTGACCAGAAGAACGCCCGATGGTAAACAAGAAATCGTTCCTGTATTCCATGTATGTATAACTACCAATATTGATTGACAAATGTACGTACAGGAAAATAAACTAAGGGTAGTGAAAGAGCCTTCTTCGATTTGCAATTCTCGCGTTGGAGGATTGCTCCTAACCGCGTACAGAAAGGGGACTCGCGTGCTCATGAATCAATGGAAAGAAGCGATAATCAATGGAGACACTTCCCTAGGCATCGAATTGGGATCTACTCGGATTAAAGCGGTGCTGATCGATCGTCACTTCCAGACAATCGCATCCGGGAGCTACGAGTGGGAAAATCAGTTAAAGGGTGGATATTGGACATACGATCAAGCGGATATGATAACGGGCCTTCAGTCTGCTTATCGTGAAATGAAGCGGGAAGTGAACAAGAGATACGGCGTCACCCTCCGCACCATCGGTTCGATTGGATTCTCCGCGATGATGCACGGGTACATGGCCTTTGACAGCAAGGGTGAACTGCTCGTGCCGTTTCGGACTTGGCGCAACGCAACAACAGGCGCCGCTGCAAGGAAGCTGACGGAATTATTCGGGTTCAATATTCCCGAGCGTTGGAGCATCGCCCATTTGTACCAGGCTATATTGAATGAAGAAGAGCATGTGCCGCGCATTGATTACGTGACGACGCTTGCCGGATACGTACATTGGCTGCTGACCGGCAACAAAGCGATTGGCGTCGGAGATGCATCAGGCATATTCCCGATTGATGAAGCAACCCATAACTACCATCCATCGATGATCCAGCAATTCGATGCGCTTATCGCAGAGAAGGGCTATCCGTGGAAGCTTGAGGATATTTTGCCGAGCGTGTATCTCTCCGGTCAGCAAGCCGGTGTATTGACAGAATCGGGGGTCGGCATTCTGGATCCGGATCGGGATCTTGCGCCCGGCATTCCGCTCTGCCCGCCTGAAGGCGATGCCGGAACGGGGATGGTGGCGACGAATAGCGTGAGGAAGCGCACCGGCAACATCTCCGTCGGCACTTCCGTCTTTGCGATGATTGTTCTGGAGAAGGAATTATCCAAAGTGTATCCGGAGATCGACATGGTCACAACGCCAAGCGGCAGTCCGGTCGCGATGGTGCATGCCAACAACTGCTCCAGCGATTTGAACGCATGGATGGACTTGTTCCGCGAGTTTTCCGAGGCGATGGGCTTCGGTGCGGATTCCGGCAAGCTGTTCAGCGTGCTGCTGAATAAAGCGCTTGAAGCCGATCCGGATGGCGGGGGATTGCTCAGCTACGGCTATCTCTCGGGAGAGAATATTACAGGGCTCGAGCAAGGCCGGCCGTTATTCGTTCGCTCGCCTGAAAGCAAGTTCA is a genomic window containing:
- a CDS encoding xylulokinase, yielding MNQWKEAIINGDTSLGIELGSTRIKAVLIDRHFQTIASGSYEWENQLKGGYWTYDQADMITGLQSAYREMKREVNKRYGVTLRTIGSIGFSAMMHGYMAFDSKGELLVPFRTWRNATTGAAARKLTELFGFNIPERWSIAHLYQAILNEEEHVPRIDYVTTLAGYVHWLLTGNKAIGVGDASGIFPIDEATHNYHPSMIQQFDALIAEKGYPWKLEDILPSVYLSGQQAGVLTESGVGILDPDRDLAPGIPLCPPEGDAGTGMVATNSVRKRTGNISVGTSVFAMIVLEKELSKVYPEIDMVTTPSGSPVAMVHANNCSSDLNAWMDLFREFSEAMGFGADSGKLFSVLLNKALEADPDGGGLLSYGYLSGENITGLEQGRPLFVRSPESKFNLANFMRTHLFTAFGALKIGMDILTENEQVAIDSILAHGGLFKTPVVGQKMLAAALNVPVSVMSTAGEGGAWGMALLAAYMTNQDQGESLEDFLEQKVFQAVEGEKLSPDRADVQGFEAFIERYRAGLAIERAAVEHLLENGRA